In Nitrospirota bacterium, the following proteins share a genomic window:
- a CDS encoding YifB family Mg chelatase-like AAA ATPase yields the protein MLSKILSAALIGIDAHVVEVEVDITSKGLPHFSTVGLPDTAVKESKDRVRAALKNTGFNFPLKQITVNLAPADIKKEGSAFDLPIALGITVAEGIIEPDATRGFMLSGELSLDGRLKPVKGAISMAIRAREKNFRGLILPNENAKEAAVVSGIDVYGFESLPQLIEFFRDSNAVQPTAVNIESVMQENSVYQDDFADVKGQEHVKRALEVAAAGNHNVLMIGPPGSGKTMLAKRISTILPDMTFEESLQTTRIHSVMGLLRNEQSLVATRPFRSPHHTLSDVAMVGGGQIPKPGEVSLAHNGVLFLDELPEFKRNVLEVLRQPIEDGSVTISRAVSSITYPASIMLVCAMNPCPCGYTGDARHQCTCPPSHIQRYRQKVSGPLLDRIDIHVEVPAVPYKELSKDLSGEPSKDIRRRVQNARKTQVGRFKKDSIYSNAKMRSKHIKKYCTPKQEAQGILETAMQKLGLSARAYTRILKVSRTIADLEGSADIQAHHVSEAIQYRTLDRGMF from the coding sequence ATGCTTTCCAAAATTTTAAGCGCTGCGTTAATCGGCATTGACGCGCATGTGGTTGAGGTTGAGGTGGACATCACTTCAAAGGGACTTCCCCATTTCTCCACCGTAGGACTGCCTGATACGGCAGTTAAAGAAAGCAAAGACAGGGTTAGGGCGGCGCTTAAAAACACAGGGTTTAATTTCCCGCTAAAACAAATCACTGTAAACCTCGCGCCTGCCGACATAAAAAAAGAGGGCTCGGCATTTGACCTGCCTATTGCGCTTGGGATAACTGTGGCAGAAGGCATAATTGAACCGGATGCTACGCGGGGATTTATGCTTTCAGGCGAGCTGTCATTGGACGGGCGGCTGAAGCCTGTAAAAGGCGCCATTTCAATGGCAATCAGGGCGCGGGAGAAAAATTTCAGGGGGTTAATCCTTCCGAATGAAAATGCCAAAGAGGCCGCGGTTGTAAGCGGCATTGATGTCTATGGCTTTGAAAGCCTCCCCCAACTCATAGAATTTTTCAGGGACTCAAATGCAGTTCAACCTACGGCGGTTAACATAGAGTCTGTCATGCAGGAGAACTCCGTTTATCAGGACGACTTTGCCGATGTCAAAGGACAGGAGCATGTAAAGCGCGCGCTTGAAGTTGCGGCTGCGGGAAATCACAATGTCCTGATGATAGGGCCGCCGGGCTCGGGCAAGACCATGCTCGCAAAGAGAATCTCAACTATACTGCCTGACATGACATTTGAAGAATCGCTTCAGACAACAAGGATTCACAGCGTAATGGGGCTGCTCAGAAACGAGCAGTCCCTTGTTGCGACAAGGCCGTTCCGCTCTCCGCACCATACGCTTTCAGATGTGGCAATGGTGGGTGGAGGACAAATTCCAAAACCCGGAGAGGTGAGCCTTGCGCATAACGGAGTTTTATTTCTTGACGAGCTTCCTGAATTCAAAAGAAATGTGCTTGAAGTCCTGCGCCAGCCCATTGAAGACGGTTCAGTGACCATCTCAAGGGCGGTAAGCTCCATCACCTACCCTGCATCAATCATGCTTGTATGCGCCATGAACCCCTGCCCCTGCGGATACACAGGCGATGCGCGGCATCAGTGCACATGCCCGCCTTCACACATACAGCGCTACAGGCAGAAAGTCTCAGGCCCCCTGCTTGACAGGATTGACATACATGTAGAAGTTCCGGCGGTTCCGTACAAGGAACTTTCAAAAGACCTCTCCGGCGAGCCGTCCAAAGACATCCGCCGCAGGGTTCAAAATGCAAGAAAGACTCAGGTGGGGAGATTTAAAAAAGACAGCATTTATTCAAATGCCAAAATGCGCTCAAAGCACATCAAAAAATACTGCACGCCCAAACAAGAGGCTCAGGGCATACTTGAAACCGCGATGCAGAAACTCGGTCTCTCTGCGCGGGCTTACACAAGGATACTGAAAGTCTCCCGCACCATTGCGGATCTGGAAGGCTCGGCGGATATTCAGGCGCATCATGTTTCAGAGGCTATTCAGTACAGGACCCTGGACCGGGGGATGTTTTAG
- a CDS encoding helix-turn-helix transcriptional regulator has protein sequence MKLTNYTKIFKALSNEQRLKIFMMLYKNCCVPEGSKAMAEFHIKGEPCCAVKGGMEKAFTKICDCMKLSRSTISHHFKELQNAGLITCVREGQLFRCRVNKDVVKTIKDFLK, from the coding sequence ATGAAACTAACGAACTATACGAAAATCTTCAAGGCCCTGTCAAATGAACAGCGATTGAAGATATTTATGATGCTTTACAAAAACTGCTGCGTACCCGAAGGGTCCAAGGCTATGGCGGAGTTTCACATAAAAGGGGAGCCGTGCTGTGCTGTAAAAGGAGGCATGGAGAAGGCATTTACAAAAATCTGCGACTGCATGAAACTTTCAAGGTCCACAATCTCGCATCATTTCAAAGAACTCCAGAATGCCGGATTAATAACATGTGTGCGTGAGGGCCAGCTTTTTCGCTGCAGGGTAAATAAGGACGTGGTCAAGACCATAAAAGATTTTCTGAAGTAA
- a CDS encoding TetR/AcrR family transcriptional regulator, whose product MGRRKIIRDEQLLQHARKEFLKKGAFGSTKEIARRAGVSEATIYQRYPTKATLFLAAMVPQQVDINAVINSFTKETDPRRVLTEIGLKILAYFRTLIPVVMHLITNPSISMADVNAHFKGKPVVELSEALAAHMNEANSRGTIKADNPMAAASLFVSAIHSLAVYELMEVHGGKSMDHAVKQFVEALWSGIAPISLKRKTASYKKAVRRH is encoded by the coding sequence ATGGGAAGACGAAAGATTATCAGGGATGAGCAGTTGCTGCAGCACGCGCGGAAAGAGTTTCTGAAAAAAGGCGCATTCGGGTCAACCAAGGAAATTGCCCGCAGGGCCGGGGTTTCCGAGGCAACTATTTATCAGCGATACCCGACAAAGGCCACGCTCTTTCTGGCCGCGATGGTCCCGCAGCAGGTCGATATTAATGCCGTAATCAATTCATTTACAAAAGAGACTGACCCGCGCCGCGTCCTGACTGAGATCGGGCTTAAGATTTTGGCTTATTTTCGCACGCTCATTCCGGTCGTCATGCATCTGATAACCAATCCATCAATAAGCATGGCTGACGTGAACGCCCACTTTAAGGGCAAGCCGGTAGTAGAACTCTCAGAGGCCCTTGCAGCACACATGAATGAGGCTAATTCGCGGGGAACAATTAAGGCCGATAATCCCATGGCCGCGGCCAGCCTTTTCGTTTCAGCAATACACAGCCTGGCGGTATATGAGTTGATGGAAGTTCACGGCGGCAAGAGCATGGACCATGCTGTAAAGCAATTTGTTGAGGCGCTCTGGAGCGGCATAGCGCCGATTAGCCTGAAGCGCAAAACCGCATCATATAAAAAAGCAGTGCGTAGACATTAA
- a CDS encoding ABC transporter ATP-binding protein has translation MSNFIQFNQVSRWFESASVRFDALKNINLQIKRGEHVAIVGKSGSGKSTLLNMLTGIDHPSRGTVKINSTDVHTLNESQLAKWRGENVGIVFQFFQLIPTLSIRENLLLAMDFVSIIPKNERSNRAEALLAQVGISQHADKLPAGLSGGEQQRAAIARALANDPPILVADEPTGNLDSITTEAIQRLFADLVRNGKTVIVVTHENISNSKYSRIISLSDGAVISDRKN, from the coding sequence ATGTCAAACTTTATTCAGTTCAATCAGGTTTCCAGATGGTTTGAATCAGCGTCAGTTCGTTTTGACGCTCTGAAAAACATCAATCTCCAGATTAAAAGAGGGGAGCATGTGGCGATTGTCGGAAAGTCGGGCAGCGGCAAATCCACTCTTCTTAATATGCTGACAGGCATTGACCATCCCAGCCGGGGGACGGTCAAGATTAATTCCACCGATGTCCACACATTGAACGAAAGCCAACTGGCAAAGTGGCGTGGAGAAAATGTCGGCATAGTCTTTCAGTTCTTTCAGCTTATTCCAACCCTCAGCATCAGGGAAAATCTGCTGCTTGCAATGGACTTCGTAAGTATTATCCCAAAAAATGAGCGCAGCAATCGGGCTGAGGCGCTGCTTGCGCAGGTAGGCATCTCGCAGCATGCGGACAAGCTGCCTGCCGGATTGTCCGGCGGCGAACAGCAGCGGGCCGCCATTGCCCGCGCGCTGGCCAATGACCCGCCGATTCTGGTCGCGGACGAACCTACCGGGAATTTAGACAGCATAACCACAGAGGCTATTCAAAGACTGTTTGCCGATCTCGTAAGAAACGGCAAAACAGTCATAGTAGTGACGCACGAAAACATATCAAATTCTAAATACAGCCGTATCATATCGCTTAGCGACGGTGCCGTCATAAGCGACAGAAAGAATTAA